TTTGCAAAAGTCACACAGTGAGCTTGAATCAAGGGTTATGGAGCGTACTAATGAACTTCTTATTGCGAACAAGCGTCTTGAGCATGAGATAGAGGAGCACCGCAAGGCAGATAAATCTCTTCGTAGTGCCCTTTCCGAAATAAACAAATTGACAGAGCAACTGGAAGCCGAAAACATTTATCTTCGCCATGAGATAAATATAAAATATCAGTATTCCGATATAATTGGTGAAAGCGAAAGCATAAAACGAGTACTTTACCAGGTTGAGCAGGTTGCTCCAACAAGTATGACCGTTCTTGTTCTTGGCGAAACCGGTACAGGTAAAGAACTTATTTCAAATGCTGTTCATAACATGAGCCCCCGCAAAGATCGTCCGATAATAGTAGTAAATTGTGCAGCCCTGCCATCTAATCTTATAGAGAGTGAACTGTTCGGCAGAGAAAAAGGGGCTTATACCGGAGCCGATAAAAGGCAAATCGGACGGTTTGAAATTGCAAATGGTTCTACGTTATGTCTTGATGAAATAGGCGAACTTCCTCTTGATATGCAGGCCAAACTTCTTCGGGCAATCCAGCATGGCCAATTTGAACGTCTTGGCGCTTCCAACACTATCAAAGCAGATGTGCGTATCGTTGCAACAACAAATCGTAATCTTGAACAAGAGGTTCGTAAAGGACGCTTCAGGCAGGATCTTTTTTATCGGCTAAATGTATTTCCCATTATCGTTCCTCCATTGCGCGAGCGCAAAGACGACATACCTCTTTTGGTAATAGCCTTTGTTGAAAAATATGCGAAAAAATACGGGAAACAGATTTCATCTGTTTCTAGAGAGACAATAAACAGATTGCAAGATTATACATGGCCTGGCAATATACGTGAGCTGGAAAGTGTCATTGAAAGATCAGTTATCTTATGCCAGGGGCATATATTGCAAGTGGCGGATAAACCTGAGACAGCACCTCTGTTTTCCACAACAAACATACAAACCCTGGAAGAAGTTGAACGAATGCAAATTCTTAACATACTTTCACATACCGGGTGGCGCATTAACGGAAAGGATGGAGCGGCCTCTATCTTGGGGCTGCACCCGAGTACTTTAAGAGCGAGAATGAATAAGTTAGATATACAAAGGCCTGAAAACTAAGAAACAGGAGCCAGTTTCAAAATGCCCCATTTTGGCCGATCTTTGCGTTGGGCTTGGCCAAACTGAAACGTTTTGCAAGTGGCTCACAGTATTTTATAAAAGATTAAATCGTTGTTTTGGCCTTTCTTGGAAATGCAAAAAATGTGGTGAAATAATTGAACCTCAATTTACATCATGCTGGCGCTGTGGCACAGACCGGAAAACAGGAAATACATGAGTAGACTTATAATTAATTCTATACGAAAAGAAGAAATTGATAAAGAAAGCCTTATATATGCTACACAGAATTGGAATTTTATCTGATACTCATGGTCTTTTAAGGCCTGAGGTGTTATCGGCCATAGCTGATTGTGATATAATATTTCATGCAGGTGATATTGGAGATCTACAAGTACTGCATGTGCTTGGCAAGATTGCTCCGGTACATGCAGTAAAAGGAAATACGGATAAGGGAAAGTGGACCCAAGATCTTCCTCTGATAAAAGCCGTAGATGTTTGCGGCCATTATTTTTATATATTGCATGAGATTGAAGATCTTGATCTTGATCCGGCTGT
Above is a genomic segment from Pseudomonadota bacterium containing:
- a CDS encoding metallophosphatase family protein; protein product: MLHRIGILSDTHGLLRPEVLSAIADCDIIFHAGDIGDLQVLHVLGKIAPVHAVKGNTDKGKWTQDLPLIKAVDVCGHYFYILHEIEDLDLDPAVANLNMVIFGHTHRAQVKQQDSIFYLNPGSAGPRRSNLPVTIAKVTVNSKELIPEIIRFDL